Genomic segment of Deinococcus planocerae:
CGCTGGCCCAGGAGCGCATGGGCGACCTCACCACCCTGAGCCTGCCGCTCGGCCCCCTGCGCTCGCGCCTGACCGCCTGGCTGGGCGAGGGGGACGTGGAGGCGCTGCTCGCCGCGTCCGACGTGGCCCGCGAGCACGAGCACCTGATCCGCCGCAGCGTGGAGTACGCCCGCCACCAGATGAGCCCGCAGGAGGAAGACCTCGCCGCCCGGCTGCGGCCCAGCGGGGCGGGGGGCTGGGCCAAGCTCCACGGCAACGTGACGAGCCAGCCCACGGGGGAATACCGGGGGCAGAAGTTGCCCGTCACCGCCCTGCGCGCCCTCGCCACCGACCCCGACGAGGGGGTGCGCAAAGGTGCCTTCGACGCCGAACTCGTGGTCTGGCAGGACGCCGAGGTCGTCCTCGCCGCCGCCATGAACGGGGTCAAGGGGGAGGAGGGGACCCTCGCCGCCCGCCGGGGTTTTCCGGACACCGTGGCGCCCAGCCTGCTCACGCACGGCATCGACCGCGAGACGCTGGAGGCGATGCAGGGGGCGGTCGTGCGTTCCCTGCCCGACTTCCGCCGCTACTTCGCCGCCAAGGCCCGCGCGCTCGGCAAGGGGAAGCTCGACTGGTGGGACCTTTTCGCCCCGGTGGGCCGCTCCGAGACCGAGTGGACGTACGGGACGGGCCCGCGCTTCGTGGAGGCGCAGTTCCGCTCGTATTCGGGGAAGCTCGGCGATTTCGCGGCCCGCGCCTTCCGGGAGGACTGGATCGACGCGGGCCCGCGCGAGGGCAAGCGCGGCGGGGCGTTTTGCATGTCCTGGGAGGGGGACGCCAGCCGCATTCTGATGAACCACGACCCCAGCCTCGACAGCGTTTCGACCCTCGCCCACGAACTCGGGCACGGCTACCACAACCTGCTCAAGTCCGTCCGCACGCCCCTGCAACGCGAGACGCCGATGACCCTCGCGGAGACGGCGAGCATCTTCTGTGAGACGATCATCCAGAACGCCGCGCTGGAGCGGGCGACGGGCGAGGAGCGGCTCTACGTCCTCGAAACCCAGCTTCTCGGCCACGCGCAGGTCGTGGTGGACATCCACTCGCGCTTCCTCTTCGAGCGGGCGGTGTTCGAGAAGCGGGCGGAGCGCGACCTCACCCCGGGCGAGCTGGGCGACCTGATGACCTGGGCGCAGCGGGAGACCTACGGGGACGCGCTGGCGACCCTCCACCCCTATATGTGGGCCGTCAAGCCGCACTACTACAGCCTCGCCTACTACAACTACCCGTACACCTTCGGCCTGCTCTTCGGCCTCGGCCTCTACGCCCAGTACGTGCAGGCGAAGGTGCAGGGACGGGAGGCCGACTTCCAGGCCCGCTACGACGACCTCCTCGCCAGCACCGGCCTCGCCGACGCCCGCACCCTCGCCGCCCGCTTCGGCATCGACCTCCACGCGCCGGACTTCTGGGAGGGGAGCCTGGACGTGATCCGGGGGCAGATCGCGGCGTATGAGGAGGCGACGGGCTGAGGAATGGGGAGTGGTCGCTGGGAAGTGGTGAGTGGGTTGGGAAATGAATAAAAGGGGAGGAGGTGGACGCAGCCAGAGCGGCGTCCACCTCCTCTTTTCCCACTGACCACTCCCCACTTACCGCACCTTCACCTCGGTGTCGAGCCACGTCAGCACCCGCTCGCGCCCGAAGGGCCAGACCTCCAGGCTGACGGCGCGGGCGGCCTCGCGGACGAACTCGGGGAGGGGACCCGTCCGGGCGGGCGTGACGTTCCAGGCGGGAGCGTCCTCTGGGAGACCGGCGAGTTCGCGCGCCCGCTCGATCCCGGTGTGGAGGTCGCCCAGCTCATCCACCAGGCCGAGGTTCAGGGCGTCCACGCCGCTCCAGATGCGGCCCCGCCCGATCTCGTTCACGCGCTCGGGGGAGAGGTGGCGGCCCTGGGCCACCCGGCTCACGAAGCGGTCGTAGACCTCCCCAATCCCGCGCTCGATCAGCGCCCGCTCGTCCTCGCTGTAGGGGCGGGCGGCGCTGTACATCAGGGCCCGCTCACGCCCCACGGGCTCGGGCCGGAAGCCCTGGCGCGCGTTGAATTCGCGCAGCACGGGCTTGCCGCTCACCACGCCGATGCTGCCCGTCAGGGTGTAGGGGCTGGCAACCACCCGTTTGGCGTGGGTGAGGACGTAGTAGCCGCCGCTCGCCGCGTACTCGCCCATCACGGCGACGACGGGCTTTTCGGAGGTGGCGACCTCCCGCCAGATCAGGTCGGACGCCAGCGCCGAGCCGCCCCCGCTGTCCACGTACAAGACGATGGCCTTGGTCTTGTCGTCCTTCTTGGCCCGCCGAAGAGAGGCGACCACCGTGTCCGACCCCGCCATCGGGCCGCCGAGGAGCGGCAGCGGCAGCGAGTTGTTGCGGCTCTTGCCCGTGACGATGGCGCCGATCACCGGGACGACGGCGACCCGCCCCGCCTTCGCGCCCCCCTGTCCCGACGGCATCAGCAGGTCGAGCACCGCCGCCAGGGGCCGGGTGCCGGGGCCGACGAGTTCGTCCTCGTAGGCGACGCCCGTGATCAGGCCCGCCTCCAGGGCGGCGCGGGCGCTCGTCAGGTCGCCGCTCAGCCACGCGCGGGCCGCGTCCTCGCTCACCCCCCGCGCGGCGGCGAGGTCGCGCGCCCAGGCGGTCTCCAGCCCGGCGAGGTAGGCCGAGAGCTGCTCGCGGTTGGCGTCGTCCATCGCCTCCTGGGAAAAGCGGGTCAGGGCCGCCTTGTACTCGCGGATGCGCAGGTTCTCGAACTCGATGCCGTGCTTTTTCAGGAAGGCGCCCAGGAAGGTCGGCTCGACCGCGAAACCCGGCACCATCACGTCCGCCGACTCGGGCGCCACGACCTCGCGCGCCCCGCTCGCCGCGATCAGCGCCGTCATCGTGAGCTGCGGGAGGTAGGCGACCACCCGCTTGTCCCCGGCCAGACGTGAGAGGATGCCCCGCACCGCGTGCGCCGTCGCCGGGGGCGCCGTGAATTCGGAGAAGCGGACGAGGACCCCGTGGAGCCAGTCGGCGTCCCGCAACCGCTCCACGCGGGCCCCCAGGGCCTCCAGCGTCTCCTCGCGGCTCAGCAGCGCCTGGATGGGGTTGGCGGGCTGCCGGGCGGGGTAGGGGCCGGTCAGGTCGAGGATCACCCAGGTCGGGCGGCTCACCCCCTTGGGGAGCTTCTCGGCGGCCTTGGACAGGAAGGGGATATTGAGGGGAGACATACCCCCTACGGTACGCCCCCGGCATGAGGAGGGTTCCGCCGCGCGCCTAAACGCGCCCCCATCGCCTCCGCCCGCGAGGTCAGGAGGGCCGCCGCCCCCGGGGAGAGACGCGCCCGCGCCGAGTCCCCGAAGAGGGCCAGCCAGCGCGCGAGGTGGGGGC
This window contains:
- a CDS encoding S49 family peptidase; translated protein: MSPLNIPFLSKAAEKLPKGVSRPTWVILDLTGPYPARQPANPIQALLSREETLEALGARVERLRDADWLHGVLVRFSEFTAPPATAHAVRGILSRLAGDKRVVAYLPQLTMTALIAASGAREVVAPESADVMVPGFAVEPTFLGAFLKKHGIEFENLRIREYKAALTRFSQEAMDDANREQLSAYLAGLETAWARDLAAARGVSEDAARAWLSGDLTSARAALEAGLITGVAYEDELVGPGTRPLAAVLDLLMPSGQGGAKAGRVAVVPVIGAIVTGKSRNNSLPLPLLGGPMAGSDTVVASLRRAKKDDKTKAIVLYVDSGGGSALASDLIWREVATSEKPVVAVMGEYAASGGYYVLTHAKRVVASPYTLTGSIGVVSGKPVLREFNARQGFRPEPVGRERALMYSAARPYSEDERALIERGIGEVYDRFVSRVAQGRHLSPERVNEIGRGRIWSGVDALNLGLVDELGDLHTGIERARELAGLPEDAPAWNVTPARTGPLPEFVREAARAVSLEVWPFGRERVLTWLDTEVKVR
- a CDS encoding M3 family oligoendopeptidase → MPRWRTDDLYAGLNDPRLTADLAELRARVAALETTFDELGVRKGGSVATPEAVERVLGGLNEVGALVSRLRGFIAAFVTTDSRDSLAQERMGDLTTLSLPLGPLRSRLTAWLGEGDVEALLAASDVAREHEHLIRRSVEYARHQMSPQEEDLAARLRPSGAGGWAKLHGNVTSQPTGEYRGQKLPVTALRALATDPDEGVRKGAFDAELVVWQDAEVVLAAAMNGVKGEEGTLAARRGFPDTVAPSLLTHGIDRETLEAMQGAVVRSLPDFRRYFAAKARALGKGKLDWWDLFAPVGRSETEWTYGTGPRFVEAQFRSYSGKLGDFAARAFREDWIDAGPREGKRGGAFCMSWEGDASRILMNHDPSLDSVSTLAHELGHGYHNLLKSVRTPLQRETPMTLAETASIFCETIIQNAALERATGEERLYVLETQLLGHAQVVVDIHSRFLFERAVFEKRAERDLTPGELGDLMTWAQRETYGDALATLHPYMWAVKPHYYSLAYYNYPYTFGLLFGLGLYAQYVQAKVQGREADFQARYDDLLASTGLADARTLAARFGIDLHAPDFWEGSLDVIRGQIAAYEEATG